The Streptomyces avermitilis MA-4680 = NBRC 14893 genome contains a region encoding:
- the groES gene encoding co-chaperone GroES: MTTASSKVAIKPLEDRIVVQPLDAEQTTASGLVIPDTAKEKPQEGVVLAVGPGRFEDGNRLPLDVTVGDVVLYSKYGGTEVKYNGEEYLVLSARDVLAIVEK; the protein is encoded by the coding sequence GTGACGACCGCCAGCTCCAAGGTTGCCATCAAGCCGCTCGAGGACCGCATTGTGGTCCAGCCGCTCGACGCCGAGCAGACCACGGCCTCTGGCCTGGTCATCCCGGACACCGCGAAGGAGAAGCCCCAGGAGGGCGTCGTCCTTGCGGTGGGCCCGGGTCGCTTCGAGGACGGTAACCGTCTTCCGCTCGACGTCACCGTCGGCGACGTAGTGCTCTACAGCAAGTACGGCGGCACCGAGGTGAAGTACAACGGCGAGGAGTACCTCGTCCTCTCGGCTCGCGACGTGCTCGCGATCGTCGAGAAGTAA
- the groL gene encoding chaperonin GroEL (60 kDa chaperone family; promotes refolding of misfolded polypeptides especially under stressful conditions; forms two stacked rings of heptamers to form a barrel-shaped 14mer; ends can be capped by GroES; misfolded proteins enter the barrel where they are refolded when GroES binds), protein MAKILKFDEDARRALERGVNKLADTVKVTIGPKGRNVVIDKKFGAPTITNDGVTIAREVEVEDPYENLGAQLVKEVATKTNDIAGDGTTTATVLAQALVREGLKNVAAGASPALLKKGIDAAVKAVSEELLATARPIDEKSDIAAVAGLSAQDSQVGELIAEAMDKVGKDGVITVEESNTFGLELDFTEGMAFDKGYLSPYFVTDQERMEAVLEDPYILIHQGKISSIQDLLPLLEKVIQANASKPLLIIAEDVEGEALSTLVVNKIRGTFNAVAVKAPGFGDRRKAMLGDIATLTGGQVIAEEVGLKLDQVGLDVLGTARRVTVTKDDTTIVDGGGSSDEVAGRINQIKAEIENTDSDWDREKLQERLAKLAGGVCVIKVGAATEVELKEKKHRLEDAISATRAAVEEGIVSGGGSALVHAVKVLEGNLGKTGDEATGVAVVRRAAVEPLRWIAENAGLEGYVITSKVAELDKGQGFNAATGEYGDLVKSGVIDPVKVTRSALENAASIASLLLTTETLVVEKPAEEEADAGHGHGHGHSH, encoded by the coding sequence ATGGCGAAGATCCTGAAGTTCGACGAGGACGCCCGTCGCGCCCTCGAGCGCGGCGTCAACAAGCTTGCCGACACGGTCAAGGTGACGATCGGCCCCAAGGGCCGCAACGTCGTCATCGACAAGAAGTTCGGCGCCCCCACCATCACCAACGACGGTGTCACCATCGCCCGCGAGGTCGAGGTCGAGGACCCGTACGAGAACCTCGGCGCCCAGCTGGTGAAGGAGGTGGCGACCAAGACCAACGACATCGCGGGTGACGGTACGACCACCGCCACCGTGCTGGCCCAGGCGCTCGTCCGCGAGGGCCTGAAGAACGTCGCCGCCGGCGCGTCCCCCGCCCTCCTGAAGAAGGGCATCGACGCCGCGGTCAAGGCTGTGTCCGAGGAGCTCCTCGCGACCGCCCGCCCGATCGACGAGAAGTCCGACATCGCCGCCGTCGCCGGTCTGTCCGCCCAGGACAGCCAGGTCGGCGAGCTCATCGCCGAGGCGATGGACAAGGTCGGCAAGGACGGTGTCATCACCGTCGAGGAGTCCAACACCTTCGGTCTGGAGCTGGACTTCACCGAGGGCATGGCCTTCGACAAGGGCTACCTGTCGCCGTACTTCGTGACGGACCAGGAGCGCATGGAGGCCGTCCTCGAGGACCCGTACATCCTCATCCACCAGGGCAAGATCTCCTCCATCCAGGACCTCCTGCCGCTGCTGGAGAAGGTCATCCAGGCCAACGCCTCCAAGCCGCTGCTGATCATCGCCGAGGACGTCGAGGGCGAGGCACTGTCGACCCTGGTCGTGAACAAGATCCGCGGCACGTTCAACGCGGTCGCGGTCAAGGCCCCCGGCTTCGGTGACCGCCGCAAGGCCATGCTCGGCGACATCGCCACCCTCACCGGCGGTCAGGTCATCGCCGAGGAGGTCGGCCTCAAGCTCGACCAGGTCGGCCTGGACGTGCTGGGCACCGCCCGCCGCGTGACCGTCACCAAGGACGACACCACCATCGTCGACGGTGGCGGCAGCTCCGACGAGGTCGCCGGCCGGATCAACCAGATCAAGGCCGAGATCGAGAACACCGACTCCGACTGGGACCGCGAGAAGCTCCAGGAGCGCCTCGCGAAGCTGGCCGGCGGCGTGTGCGTCATCAAGGTCGGCGCCGCCACCGAGGTGGAGCTGAAGGAGAAGAAGCACCGTCTGGAGGACGCCATCTCCGCGACCCGCGCCGCGGTCGAGGAGGGCATCGTCTCCGGTGGTGGCTCCGCGCTCGTCCACGCCGTGAAGGTCCTGGAGGGCAACCTCGGCAAGACCGGCGACGAGGCCACGGGTGTCGCGGTCGTCCGCCGCGCCGCCGTCGAGCCGCTGCGCTGGATCGCCGAGAACGCCGGCCTCGAGGGCTACGTCATCACCTCCAAGGTCGCCGAGCTCGACAAGGGCCAGGGCTTCAACGCCGCGACCGGCGAGTACGGCGACCTGGTCAAGTCCGGTGTCATCGACCCGGTCAAGGTCACCCGCTCCGCCCTGGAGAACGCCGCGTCCATCGCGTCCCTGCTCCTGACGACCGAGACCCTGGTCGTCGAGAAGCCGGCGGAAGAGGAGGCCGACGCGGGCCACGGCCACGGTCACGGCCACTCGCACTGA